A single region of the Oncorhynchus keta strain PuntledgeMale-10-30-2019 chromosome 37, Oket_V2, whole genome shotgun sequence genome encodes:
- the LOC127916583 gene encoding zinc finger protein 501-like, translating to MSSRNYSPPDKEEVCWTEKEALVKEEKEEKDVTIQKQVEGEAVTVKEEDEDACFGMKDEEGEITVTLEEDEEEKTGELINTRKYRERRDNRGSSGEPQQHHDADEAEKSLSRSELLKKHQRVHTGEKSFCCSDCGKILNSSVDLKIHQIIHTGEKLSRCDQCGKSFGTSGCLTKHQRTHTGEKSYSCDQCGKSFTTSSYLTIHQRTHTGEKLYSCSQCGKSFTHSTSLISHQRTHTGEKPYSCRQCGKSFGTSGCLATHQRTHTGEKPYSCRQCGKSFGTSGCLATHQRTHTGEKPYSCTQCGKSFTHSTSLISHQRTHTGEKPYSCGQCGKSFTQSTSLTSHQRTHTGEKPCSCAECGKSFTQLSSLISHQRTHTGEKPYSCNQCGKSFASSGILTVHQRIHTGEKPYCCDQCGRSFTQLSSLVSHQRTHTGEKPHSCNQCGKRYSDKRSLTKHQKIHVVVS from the exons tgaaagaagagaaggaagagaaggatgttacaatacaaaaacaagtagagggtgaggctgttaccgtgaaagaagaagatgaagacGCGTGTTTTGGAATGAAGGATGAAGAGGGGGAGATTACTGTCACACTAGAGGAGGACGAAGAAGAGAAGACTGGAGAACTGATTAACACCAGAAAATACA gagagagacgggacaatcgtggatcctctggggagcctcaacaacatcatgatgctgacgaggcagagaaaagtctctccagatcagaactcCTCAAGAAACACCAGCgagtacacacaggagagaaatccttctgctgctctgactgtgggaaaatATTAAACTCTTCAGTAGACCTTAAGATACATCAAATaattcacactggagagaaacttTCTAggtgtgatcaatgtgggaagagtttcggCACATCTGGCTGTCTGACaaaacaccagagaacacacacaggagagaagtcttatagctgtgatcaatgtgggaagagttttacgaCATCTAGCTATCTAactatacaccagagaacacacacaggagagaaattgTATAGCTGTAgtcagtgtgggaagagttttactcattCAACCAGCctgatatcacaccagagaacacacacaggagagaaaccttatagctgtcgtcaatgtgggaagagttttggtaCATCTGGCTGTCTAgcaacacaccagagaacacacacaggagagaaaccttatagctgtcgtcaatgtgggaagagttttggtaCATCTGGCTGTCTAgcaacacaccagagaacacacacaggagagaaaccttatagctgtactcaatgtgggaagagttttactcattCAACCAGCctgatatcacaccagagaacacacacaggagagaaaccttatagctgtggtcaatgtgggaagagtttcactCAGTCAACCAGTCTgacatcacaccagagaacacacacaggagagaaaccctgTAGCTGTGctgaatgtgggaagagttttactcagctAAGCAGCctgatatcacaccagagaacacacacaggagagaaaccgtatagctgtaatcaatgtgggaagagttttgcttCATCTGGCATTCTGACTgtacaccagagaatacacacaggcgAGAAACCTTAttgctgtgatcaatgtgggaggaGTTTTACTCAGCTAAGCAGCCTGGTAtctcaccagagaacacacacaggagagaaacctcacagctgtaatcaatgtgggaagagatactctgataaaagatctctgactaaacatcagaaaatacatgtAGTTGTTTCATGA